A genome region from Nocardiopsis exhalans includes the following:
- a CDS encoding Rv0909 family putative TA system antitoxin, protein MSDTGDTFDRLKKAVNDHADKAEGVVGKAADAAKKATGGAHDDKIDKGAGAATDYLRKRAQENKKGQAKDKD, encoded by the coding sequence ATGTCTGATACCGGAGACACGTTCGATCGGCTCAAGAAGGCCGTCAACGATCACGCTGACAAGGCCGAGGGGGTTGTCGGGAAGGCGGCCGACGCCGCCAAGAAGGCCACCGGCGGCGCCCACGACGACAAGATCGACAAGGGAGCCGGGGCCGCGACCGACTACCTGCGCAAGCGAGCGCAGGAGAACAAGAAGGGCCAGGCCAAGGACAAGGACTAG
- a CDS encoding (2Fe-2S) ferredoxin domain-containing protein gives MPGVDHKAQLARLSAIDDHSARRVPVRTSKCLGICFQANVVVVQPSQEGRAAGGRPVWLGQMTEDKLLDAVDDWIFDGGPGIAPLPAVLEEHVTSKDAKKPKKNKKPKQSKAAKKERKKAKEKSAKKEKKARKKARKKETEALRSQTAPPEAPGKNKSDKGKGTSKGRKGKSGKS, from the coding sequence GTGCCCGGGGTCGACCACAAGGCTCAGCTCGCCCGCCTCAGCGCCATCGACGACCACTCCGCCCGCCGCGTCCCGGTCCGTACGAGTAAATGCCTGGGTATCTGCTTCCAGGCCAACGTCGTCGTGGTCCAGCCCTCCCAGGAGGGGCGGGCCGCCGGAGGCCGCCCCGTCTGGCTCGGCCAGATGACCGAGGACAAGCTCCTGGACGCCGTGGACGACTGGATCTTCGACGGCGGACCCGGCATCGCGCCGCTCCCGGCTGTACTGGAGGAACACGTGACCTCCAAGGACGCCAAGAAGCCGAAGAAGAACAAGAAACCCAAGCAGTCCAAGGCCGCCAAGAAGGAACGCAAGAAGGCCAAGGAGAAATCGGCCAAGAAGGAGAAGAAGGCGCGGAAGAAGGCCAGGAAGAAGGAGACCGAGGCGCTCCGCTCCCAGACCGCTCCGCCCGAGGCCCCGGGTAAGAACAAGTCCGACAAGGGCAAGGGCACGAGTAAGGGCAGGAAGGGCAAGTCCGGGAAGAGCTAG
- a CDS encoding adenylyltransferase/cytidyltransferase family protein → MTDTEGTDEMATPLSALWFQRPEALERPVVVTGVFDVLHVGHVRFLRSIAERGLPLVVGIESDERVRAWKGPGRPVNPAEERAETIAALSCVTGSFVIEGPPTVADWAAYAELLRPLAPAALAFTAGDRYTQAKIRGADALGAQAWELPFTAGRSTTAALGRLAHSL, encoded by the coding sequence ATGACGGACACAGAAGGCACGGACGAGATGGCCACACCGCTCAGCGCGCTCTGGTTCCAACGACCGGAGGCACTGGAGCGGCCGGTCGTGGTCACCGGTGTCTTCGACGTCCTGCACGTCGGGCACGTGCGCTTCCTGCGATCTATCGCCGAACGCGGACTGCCGCTGGTCGTGGGCATCGAGTCCGACGAACGGGTACGGGCCTGGAAGGGCCCCGGACGCCCGGTCAACCCCGCCGAGGAGCGGGCCGAGACCATCGCGGCCCTGTCCTGTGTGACCGGCTCCTTCGTCATCGAGGGACCGCCGACGGTCGCCGACTGGGCGGCCTACGCCGAGCTGCTGCGGCCGCTCGCGCCCGCGGCCCTGGCCTTCACCGCCGGCGACCGCTACACGCAGGCCAAGATCCGCGGCGCGGACGCCCTCGGCGCACAGGCCTGGGAACTCCCCTTCACCGCGGGTCGGTCCACGACCGCCGCGCTCGGCCGCCTCGCACACTCCCTCTAG
- a CDS encoding ABC transporter ATP-binding protein, with the protein MMSGRPSYRALVNDGSARGQELPPGITRRILSYATPHWRSILLFLAVTSVGAAVVVANPLLLRAIIDQGIIPGNTSLVVWLAVAAAGLALLEGVITLTGRWLSSRIGEGVIYLLRTQVFTHVQRMPISFFTRTQTGSLISRLNTDVVGAQRAITSVLQSVVSNLISVVAVVITMLALSWQVTLLALALVPLFIVPAKLLGRKLANISRDAMDNNAAMSSLMTERFNVGGAMLVKLYGRPDEESRGFSGIAARVRDLGVRQSVIGGLLFTMLATITALAMAMVYGVGGVLAVDGAFEVGTLVALTTLLARLYGPITTLSNVHVEIMTALVSFDRVFEVLDLEPQIKESPDAKPLPRGPLSVEFDRVSFRYPGTSETSVASLELTPQSEIIEDTQVLSEVSFRAEPGRMVALVGPSGAGKSTLTHLVSRLYDPSEGSVRIGGLDLREATGDSLREAVGVVTQDAQLFHDTVGANLRYAKPEATDEELEEALRMARLGPLLAQLPNGLDTMVGDRGYRLSGGEKQRLAIARLLLKAPSVVVLDEATAHLDSGSEAAVQEALAVALEGRTSLVIAHRLATVREADQILVLEDGRILERGTHEQLLEAGGLYTALYRTQFAPQSQ; encoded by the coding sequence ATGATGTCAGGGAGGCCCTCCTACAGGGCATTGGTCAACGACGGAAGCGCGCGGGGGCAGGAGCTTCCCCCGGGGATCACCAGGCGCATCCTGTCCTACGCGACACCGCACTGGCGATCCATCCTGCTCTTCCTCGCGGTGACCTCGGTGGGCGCTGCCGTCGTCGTGGCCAACCCGCTCCTGCTGCGGGCCATCATCGACCAGGGCATCATTCCGGGGAACACCTCGCTGGTGGTCTGGCTGGCGGTCGCCGCGGCGGGTCTGGCGCTCCTGGAGGGCGTCATCACCCTGACCGGGCGGTGGCTGTCCTCCCGGATCGGTGAGGGTGTGATCTACCTCCTGCGCACCCAGGTGTTCACGCACGTACAGCGGATGCCGATCTCCTTCTTCACCCGAACCCAGACGGGTTCGCTGATCAGCCGCCTGAACACGGACGTGGTCGGCGCCCAGCGGGCCATCACCTCGGTGCTGCAGTCGGTGGTGTCCAATCTGATCAGCGTGGTCGCGGTGGTCATCACGATGCTGGCCCTGTCCTGGCAGGTGACCCTGCTGGCGTTGGCGCTGGTGCCGCTGTTCATCGTCCCCGCGAAGCTGCTGGGCCGCAAGCTGGCCAACATCTCCCGCGACGCCATGGACAACAACGCCGCGATGAGCTCCCTGATGACCGAGCGGTTCAACGTCGGCGGGGCCATGCTGGTCAAGCTGTACGGACGCCCGGACGAGGAGTCCCGCGGCTTCTCGGGCATCGCGGCGCGCGTGCGCGACCTGGGGGTCCGCCAGTCCGTGATCGGCGGTCTGCTGTTCACGATGCTGGCCACCATCACGGCGCTGGCGATGGCGATGGTCTACGGCGTGGGCGGTGTGCTCGCGGTGGACGGCGCGTTCGAGGTGGGCACGCTGGTCGCCCTCACCACGCTGCTGGCGCGGCTGTACGGGCCGATCACCACGCTGTCCAACGTGCACGTGGAGATCATGACCGCACTGGTCTCCTTCGACCGGGTCTTCGAGGTGCTGGACCTGGAACCGCAGATCAAGGAGAGCCCGGACGCGAAGCCGCTGCCCAGGGGGCCCCTGAGCGTGGAGTTCGACCGGGTGTCCTTCCGCTACCCGGGCACCTCGGAGACCTCGGTGGCGTCGCTGGAGCTGACCCCGCAGTCGGAGATCATCGAGGACACCCAGGTACTGAGCGAGGTGTCCTTCCGCGCCGAACCCGGCCGGATGGTGGCCCTCGTGGGCCCCTCGGGGGCGGGCAAGTCCACCCTCACCCACTTGGTGTCGCGGCTGTACGACCCCTCCGAGGGCTCGGTCCGGATCGGTGGACTGGACCTTCGGGAGGCCACCGGAGACTCACTGCGCGAGGCCGTGGGCGTAGTGACCCAGGACGCGCAGCTCTTCCACGACACCGTGGGCGCCAACCTGCGTTACGCAAAGCCGGAAGCGACCGACGAGGAGTTGGAGGAGGCCCTGCGGATGGCGCGGCTGGGCCCGCTCCTGGCGCAGCTCCCGAACGGCCTGGACACGATGGTCGGCGACCGCGGATACCGCCTCTCCGGCGGTGAGAAGCAGCGTCTGGCCATCGCCCGGCTGCTGCTGAAGGCCCCGTCGGTCGTGGTCCTGGACGAGGCCACCGCACACCTGGACTCCGGATCCGAGGCCGCGGTACAGGAAGCACTGGCCGTCGCTCTGGAGGGGCGGACCTCATTGGTGATCGCGCACCGGCTGGCCACCGTCCGCGAGGCGGACCAGATCCTGGTGCTGGAGGACGGCCGCATCCTGGAGCGCGGCACACACGAACAACTGTTGGAGGCGGGCGGCCTGTACACCGCTCTCTACCGCACCCAGTTCGCGCCCCAGTCCCAGTAG
- a CDS encoding ATP-dependent Clp protease proteolytic subunit — MTEFNPSLIGGAASMAPQSRYVLPSYVERTSYGVKEMNPYNKLFEERIIFVGVQIDDTSANDLMAQLITLEQLDSERDIQMYINSPGGSFTSLMAIYDTMQFVRPDIQTVCIGQAASAAAILLAGGTKGKRGALPNARMMIHQPATEGMHGQASDIEIQANEITRIRTQLETTLAKHTGRSQEQVSKDIERDKILTAEEAVEYGLIDFVLPYRKASLK; from the coding sequence ATGACCGAGTTCAACCCCAGTCTCATCGGCGGCGCGGCCTCGATGGCTCCCCAGAGCCGCTACGTCCTGCCGTCCTACGTGGAGCGTACGTCGTACGGCGTCAAGGAGATGAATCCGTACAACAAGCTCTTCGAAGAGCGGATCATCTTCGTCGGCGTCCAGATCGACGACACTTCGGCCAACGACCTGATGGCCCAGCTCATCACGCTTGAGCAGCTCGACTCCGAGCGGGACATCCAGATGTACATCAACTCGCCGGGTGGTTCCTTCACCTCCCTCATGGCGATCTACGACACCATGCAGTTCGTGCGCCCCGACATCCAGACGGTGTGCATCGGACAGGCCGCGTCGGCCGCCGCGATCCTGCTGGCGGGCGGCACCAAGGGCAAGCGTGGTGCCCTGCCCAACGCCCGGATGATGATCCACCAGCCCGCGACCGAGGGTATGCACGGTCAGGCCAGTGACATCGAGATCCAGGCCAACGAGATCACCCGTATCCGTACGCAGCTGGAGACCACTCTGGCCAAGCACACGGGTCGCTCCCAGGAGCAGGTCTCGAAGGACATCGAGCGGGACAAGATCCTCACCGCGGAGGAGGCCGTCGAGTACGGTCTCATCGACTTCGTGCTGCCTTACCGCAAGGCTTCCCTGAAGTAG
- a CDS encoding ClpP family protease, with the protein MPPTFDESTRFDARTSDPQLSPFIEQTPQRLLRQRIVFLGQQVDDDIANRLVGELLLLSAEDRQRDITMYINSPGGSVTAGMAIYDVMQYIPNDVRTVGIGMAASMGQMLLCAGAPGKRYALPHTRVMMHQPSGGIGGTASDIRILADQLMYVKKMFIQKISEHTGQSVEQIEKDADRDRWFTAQEAKDYGFIDEVLEGTLDVTS; encoded by the coding sequence GTGCCGCCGACCTTTGATGAGTCCACGCGATTCGACGCTCGTACGTCGGATCCGCAGCTTTCCCCTTTTATTGAGCAGACGCCTCAGCGCCTGTTGCGCCAGCGAATCGTATTCCTCGGCCAGCAGGTCGACGATGACATCGCCAACCGCCTGGTTGGTGAACTCCTGCTGCTGTCCGCCGAGGACCGTCAGCGGGACATCACCATGTACATCAACTCGCCTGGCGGATCCGTCACGGCGGGCATGGCGATCTACGACGTCATGCAGTACATCCCCAACGACGTGCGCACCGTGGGTATCGGTATGGCCGCGTCGATGGGCCAGATGCTCCTGTGCGCCGGTGCTCCCGGCAAGCGTTACGCGCTGCCGCACACCCGCGTCATGATGCATCAGCCCTCCGGTGGCATCGGGGGCACCGCCTCCGACATCCGGATTCTGGCTGACCAGCTGATGTACGTGAAGAAGATGTTCATCCAGAAGATCTCCGAGCACACCGGGCAGTCGGTCGAGCAGATCGAGAAGGACGCCGACCGGGACCGCTGGTTCACGGCTCAGGAGGCCAAGGACTACGGCTTCATCGACGAGGTGCTCGAGGGCACCCTCGACGTGACCAGCTGA
- a CDS encoding M23 family metallopeptidase, with amino-acid sequence MPSPAPRPLPVVLARIRMPLMWLAMTALLAGYLGLSWWVGVTLLVVALAVNLRLGTPRCAPRVLAPPVRGRWMALTSPVDNVPSQGTHAYGQTYALGLVTEDGTRPDIAWRPLSRPPQDFPAFGAPVHAPAEGTVVRVHDRQRDHRSRNSWPWLFGSVLENTLRELRGPSGLLGNHVIIDIGGAHVLLGHLRRGSITVAPGDRVALGQRIARCGNSGACTEPQVRMQLMDLRHPLFAAGLPMVWASGWNAGSPEAEGLPETWRPVEVTDHYGVPSGQAGSAGDYPDSQVRRTS; translated from the coding sequence ATGCCTTCACCCGCTCCGCGTCCCCTCCCCGTCGTTCTGGCCAGGATCCGCATGCCCCTGATGTGGCTGGCGATGACCGCCCTGCTGGCGGGTTACCTCGGTCTCTCCTGGTGGGTCGGCGTGACCCTGCTGGTGGTGGCTTTGGCCGTGAACCTGCGCCTGGGGACCCCGCGCTGCGCCCCGCGGGTCCTGGCGCCGCCGGTCCGCGGCCGCTGGATGGCACTGACCAGCCCCGTGGACAACGTCCCCAGCCAGGGCACGCACGCCTACGGGCAGACCTACGCGCTCGGACTGGTCACCGAGGACGGCACCCGCCCGGACATCGCCTGGCGCCCGCTCAGCCGCCCTCCGCAGGACTTCCCGGCCTTCGGTGCCCCGGTGCACGCCCCGGCGGAAGGCACGGTGGTCCGCGTACACGACCGACAGCGGGACCACCGCAGCCGAAACTCCTGGCCCTGGCTCTTCGGTAGCGTCCTGGAGAACACCCTGCGCGAACTGCGCGGCCCGTCCGGGTTGTTGGGCAACCACGTCATCATCGACATCGGCGGCGCCCACGTGCTCCTGGGCCATCTGCGCCGGGGCTCGATCACGGTCGCCCCCGGAGACCGGGTGGCACTCGGCCAGCGGATCGCCCGGTGCGGGAATTCGGGGGCCTGCACCGAGCCGCAGGTCCGGATGCAGCTGATGGATCTGCGTCACCCGCTCTTCGCCGCCGGTCTGCCCATGGTCTGGGCGAGCGGCTGGAACGCCGGGTCCCCGGAGGCAGAAGGGTTGCCCGAGACCTGGCGTCCGGTGGAGGTCACCGACCACTACGGTGTTCCCTCTGGTCAGGCCGGTTCGGCGGGAGATTACCCTGACAGTCAGGTAAGGCGAACCTCATGA
- the tig gene encoding trigger factor, producing the protein MKTDVEELSPTRVKLTIEVPFEELEHAFDVTYKSLAKQVRIKGFRPGKAPARLIDRYVGRGAVISEAVNHAVPELYNEAIQKEEIFALGQPDVEVTKLEDNDELAFTAEVDIRPKFEVKDYKGIEVTVDNATVTDEQVDEQIGTLRERFSTLVGADRPVEDGDHLSIDLAAAIDGEKLEDVAVSGYSYEVGTNTMLEGLDETLRGMESGGEATFKTTLVGGEHEGKEADVTVTVHSVKVKELPELDDEFAQLASEFDTIDELREDVRKRMADVRRMQQLSAARDKALEKLIESVEIPLPDAVVDEEITRRRQSLEQQLAQSGLTKEAYLESQEKTEEEFEEELKTGANSAVKAGFILDQLALQEDLSADQGELSQYVFEQAQRMGVSPDQLAQHLVESNQIRVAFTEVVRGKAMDLVLAGAKVTDEDGNAVEQDIVEASDEDALAEAVKAAAAASAEVAEADKAEETAEVAEDKKDDEDADKADSK; encoded by the coding sequence GTGAAGACCGATGTCGAGGAGCTCAGCCCGACCCGGGTCAAGCTGACCATCGAGGTGCCCTTCGAGGAGCTCGAGCACGCTTTCGACGTGACCTACAAGTCGCTCGCGAAGCAGGTTCGGATCAAGGGCTTCCGCCCGGGCAAGGCGCCGGCGCGGTTGATCGACCGCTACGTCGGCCGCGGCGCGGTGATCAGCGAAGCGGTCAACCACGCCGTTCCGGAGCTCTACAACGAAGCCATCCAGAAGGAGGAGATCTTCGCGCTCGGCCAGCCCGACGTGGAGGTCACCAAGCTGGAGGACAACGACGAGCTCGCCTTCACCGCCGAGGTCGACATCCGGCCCAAGTTCGAGGTGAAGGACTACAAGGGCATCGAGGTGACCGTCGACAACGCGACCGTCACCGACGAGCAGGTCGACGAGCAGATCGGCACCCTGCGCGAGCGCTTCTCCACCCTTGTTGGCGCCGACCGTCCCGTCGAGGACGGTGACCACCTCTCCATCGACCTGGCCGCGGCCATCGACGGTGAGAAGCTCGAGGACGTCGCCGTGAGCGGCTACTCCTACGAGGTCGGCACCAACACCATGCTCGAGGGCCTCGACGAGACCCTGCGCGGCATGGAGTCCGGTGGCGAGGCCACCTTCAAGACCACCCTCGTCGGTGGTGAGCACGAGGGCAAGGAGGCGGACGTGACCGTCACCGTGCACTCGGTGAAGGTCAAGGAGCTGCCCGAGCTGGACGACGAGTTCGCCCAGCTGGCCTCGGAGTTCGACACCATCGACGAGCTGCGTGAGGACGTGCGCAAGCGCATGGCCGACGTCCGTCGGATGCAGCAGCTGTCCGCCGCCCGTGACAAGGCGCTGGAGAAGCTGATCGAGTCCGTCGAGATCCCGCTGCCCGACGCGGTCGTCGACGAGGAGATCACCCGTCGTCGCCAGAGCCTTGAGCAGCAGCTCGCCCAGAGCGGTCTGACCAAGGAGGCCTACCTCGAGTCGCAGGAGAAGACCGAGGAGGAGTTCGAGGAGGAGCTGAAGACCGGCGCCAACTCGGCGGTCAAGGCTGGTTTCATCCTCGACCAGCTGGCCCTCCAGGAGGACCTGAGCGCCGACCAGGGTGAGCTCAGCCAGTACGTGTTCGAGCAGGCCCAGCGCATGGGCGTGAGCCCGGACCAGCTGGCCCAGCACCTGGTCGAGTCGAACCAGATCCGCGTCGCCTTCACCGAGGTCGTCCGCGGCAAGGCCATGGACCTGGTCCTGGCCGGTGCCAAGGTGACCGACGAGGACGGCAACGCCGTCGAGCAGGACATCGTCGAGGCCTCTGACGAGGACGCGCTGGCCGAGGCCGTCAAGGCCGCCGCCGCTGCCTCCGCCGAGGTCGCCGAGGCTGACAAGGCCGAGGAGACCGCTGAGGTCGCCGAGGACAAGAAGGACGACGAGGACGCCGACAAGGCCGACTCCAAGTAG
- a CDS encoding AfsR/SARP family transcriptional regulator: MRIGVLGPLRVVADGQETGIGGARLRVLLTRLALGVGGVVSPTALSEALWPEDGPAHPDTALHSLATRLRRTLPEPHALRSEPEGYRLALPPEAVDAVRFERLAIQGRGALRDGHPEDAAQRLREALSLWRGAPLADTAHLPFAVPAVTRLERIRLGVREDLIAAELGSSDATERTAHLVELGELIAHHPLRERLRELLVAALAADGRRGEALTAHEEYRRLLAAQLGTVPGKSMRALHQRLLGGEKGSSPGF; the protein is encoded by the coding sequence ATGCGCATCGGTGTGCTCGGCCCGTTGCGGGTCGTCGCCGACGGTCAGGAGACGGGGATCGGCGGCGCCCGGCTGCGTGTCCTGCTCACTCGCCTGGCTCTGGGGGTGGGGGGAGTGGTTTCGCCGACCGCCCTGAGCGAGGCCCTCTGGCCGGAGGACGGACCGGCACACCCCGACACGGCCCTGCACTCCCTGGCCACCCGACTGCGCCGCACACTCCCCGAACCCCACGCGCTGCGCTCCGAACCCGAGGGCTACCGGCTCGCGCTCCCACCCGAGGCGGTCGACGCGGTCCGCTTCGAGCGCCTGGCGATCCAGGGGCGGGGAGCCCTGCGGGACGGGCACCCCGAGGACGCCGCACAGCGGCTGAGGGAGGCGCTGTCACTGTGGCGGGGCGCACCGCTCGCCGACACCGCCCACCTGCCCTTCGCGGTCCCCGCAGTCACTCGTCTGGAAAGGATCCGCCTGGGGGTCCGAGAGGACCTCATCGCCGCGGAGCTGGGCTCCTCGGATGCCACGGAACGCACAGCCCACCTGGTCGAGCTCGGGGAGCTCATCGCCCACCACCCGCTGCGTGAACGCCTGCGCGAACTCCTCGTCGCCGCCCTGGCCGCGGACGGCCGCAGGGGCGAGGCGCTCACCGCGCACGAGGAGTACCGGAGGCTGCTCGCCGCCCAGCTCGGCACCGTGCCGGGCAAGAGCATGAGAGCGCTCCACCAACGACTGCTGGGTGGAGAGAAAGGCTCCTCACCCGGTTTCTGA